A stretch of DNA from Anabrus simplex isolate iqAnaSimp1 chromosome 12, ASM4041472v1, whole genome shotgun sequence:
gtgcaagcagcctgcacgtgtttgacCTGGTAAGCTTGAGTCGCCTGTCTGAATCCCAGCTGTTAATGGTGAGACAGTTGTcatgcaacactgtattttcgtacgtaaaagttctggtttcatattAATGGTTGCGTCAACAGTCATACCTCTCATTATTAGTGTGCAGAAAATCAtaattgtgtttatgaagtccctcattatgattgAAAGATTGGTGTGCTGttggtgcaagacgaataattgggcctatttttttcgagacaacagtaaatgcagaaaggtaccaagattacattttgacaccgttcttccttcagttaatggaagaagaaaaatcgcgtgactggtttcaacaagattcagctcatacagcagaagattacCTTCTTgcaatcttggaagtgtttgcagacagagcgatcagtgctggtctatttccccctcgttctccagatctaacagtgtgagatttttacttgtggggtaaactgaaagaaaaagtatacCGTACctaacaaatcctcacacattggaggaactgaaagaaaacattacagttGCAGAACACACtcatgtcagccagaatgtggttaccagatacaatgcctgtataacccaggaagaatgacacttccagcatcttttatcagGTAGGACTTCATAGAAGAttgcatacacgcttaaagcagggcagcccAGCGCGACGtaagtttggctgaggcagctgccgcagCGCACAGTAGCAACATTGTGTGCTGGGTCTTAGATTATGAGAGACACTGTACATGATTAAACGTTAGGGACTAACATTTCACTGGGAACATTAAAACTATGAGAAACTTTACTTTCCTAAAATGTTAAGACCAAATAGGAATTTACTTTCTTCAAATATGCCTTAAAAAGTAAGCACCAATATCAAAGGGAAATTCACGTAACAAAAAATACATACTCTAAAGAACACTAAACTCTAATCAAACAATGCAACAAGATGATCTGCCTTTTCTTACACGCTACGCGCCATCATCGACATACTCATCATCACTACCAGTGCCATCAGCACGAACTATAATTAATTTGTATAAAATCTCTCCTTTACCATTAACAAGCAACGAACATAATCCTTTATTCATTACCAAACACTTCTCCGAAGGTTCTATACTCATTTCATTGTATGAATCACAGAAAGGGACAGTAGAAAAATGTAAAGAATGATTCTGATCCCCAGATTTAAACTGAAAATGGATCTTATACTGGAGTCTCTTCTCTTCTTCTCCCAAATATTCGACGAAGAAGTAATTGTCTGAAGTTCCTTCAATTACCTCTCTGTTAAAAACAAAAAGTTCACCCCACACTGAGATCAAGAGTGTTGTATTGCTCATTTCTGATTCTTCACTGAAAGTAAACTTTAACTTGTTCACGCTCTCACAAGACCAACAATCGTCATGTTCATCTTTGACGTGGCTTAAAATTTCCGAAATGCGACCTTTCCACTCACAATCGCAGTAAACTGGACAGCAATACATTCTGTATGGACATTTACGACCATGCTCTTTCAATTCGCTTCCCATCACCATCACATTACAACCAACATCGGCATTGTTACAAGGGTAGGGTAGCTTAGAGGCTAGACTCTCCGCAAGAAGGTTTCTTATCCCCAGGCTTGAAGCATTACAGATGGGGCATTTCTTAACCTTTGCTTTGCATTCGCTGCATATGCTATGACCGTTGGTGCACTGTAAAATAGGAGGTGCCATAGGCTTGTAGCAAACACAACATTCCATTAATTTTAGCAGCTCCTGACTGAATCCATTAGATTCGAATATCTTCTTTTCAACCTTCTCTTCCATGGTGAATAATCTGGGGAGAAAAAGgagaaacattaaaatataaacCACACGTCTGcagatgatcttgcactacttgcaaATAATACAGGACAAAACAAATTTCAAACAGAACAACTCAAAAAAATACAGACAAAAgttggattacaaatttcatttggggaatatatatatatatatatatatatatatacactgactgacagagcaaatgcaacaccgagaaggagtggtcagaactttatgccaattgcagggtagactgacgtcactgaggtatgctcatgatgtgaaatgcgccgctgtgctgcgcacgtagcgaacgataaatgggacacggcgttggcgaatgtcccacttcgtaccgtgatttctcagccgaaagtcattgtagaacgtgttgtcgtgtgccacaggacacgtgtatagctaagaatgccaggccgccgtcaacggaggcatttccagcagacagacgactttatgaggggtatggtgatcgggctgagaagggcaggttggtcgcttcgtcaaatcgcaaccgatacccatagggatgtgtccacggtgcagcgcctgtggcgaagatggttggcgcagggacatgtggcacgtgcgaggggtccaggcgcagcccgagtgacgtcagcacgcgaggatcggcgcatccgtcgccaagcggtggcagccccgcacgccacgccaaccgccattcttcagcatgtgcaagacaccctggctgttccaatatcgaccagaacaatttcccgtcgattggttgaaggaggcctgcactcccggcgtccgctcagaagactaccattgactccacagcatagacgtgcacacctggcatggtgccgggctagagcgacttggatgagggaatggcggaacgtcgtgttctccgatgagtcacgcttctgttctgtcagtgatagtcaccgcagacgagtgtggcgtcggcgtggagaaaggtcaaatccggcagtaactgtggagcgccctaccgctagacaacgcggcatcatggtttggggcgctattgcgtatgattccacgtcacctctagtgcgtattcaaggcacgttaaatgcccaccgctacgtgcagcatgtgctgcggccggtggcactcccgtaccttcatgggctgcccaatgctctgtttcagcaggataatgcccgcccacacactgctcgcatctcccaacaggctctacgaggtgtacagatgcttccgtggccagcgtactctccggatctctcaccaatcgaacacgtgtgggatctcattggacgccgtttgcaaactctgccccagcctcgtacggacgaccaactgtggcaaatggttgacagagaatggagaaccatccctcaggacaccatccgcactcttattgactctgtacctcgacgtgtttctgcgtgcatcgccgctcgcggtggtcctacatcctactgagtcgatgccgtgcgcattatgtaacctgcatatcggtttgaaataaacatcaattattcgtccgtgccgtctctgttttttccccaactttcatccctttcgaaccactccttcttggtgttgcatttgctctgtcagtcagtgtatatataatgtCACACGTCAAAGCTGAAGCACCAGCTATTCCACTAAACAATACCGAGCAAATTAATACTGTAaataaatttaagtatcttggtgaaatgATTAGGCCCTATAgtggtcatgatcattaaggcgttgaagtctaaatggtatgacaccatggttagctggttcgagtcccgttggtcggaaaaaatcactagattgggtgccaaaagcctgtattaaatCCAAACTTGGattaaggggatatgatgctgttgatggtgattcacccattggatggggatgttaagccttgagcagaccccttggtgctattcgacaggagtaggctatataccagcaccagatttcaccctctcccttcttactatcatatatcatgtcattaattttatctcattaacCCCTCCGATGAGgtcaacgtcaggaagggcatccagtcataaaaacccaccatgacagattcatctcccctcatacctgaccccgtacagaaacgggacaagggttgaacaaaaaaataatcttggtgaaattataacctgGCACTCAAATGAGAGAACAACAGAAGGTGGAACATTTAAATTACAAATAAAACGAATTTCCGGGCcaacatacaagaagaaatctcctTTGATGAATACCAAATTTCAACATTACTATTCTGTCATTAAGCCTGAAACGACTTACGCTAGTGAAAGTCTATTTAAATTTAACACCATATCAACAATGGATAGACCGCAGAAGGTTGATAGGATTATCAGAACAATCCTTAATAAAAAGCACTAGgtagatggacaatggagattgttGACTAATGCAGTGGTATACCGGGAAATTAAGACAATAATAGCCACAATGagaaaaaggagaattgacttTTTCCATCATATATCTAGATTAGATGAAATCAGGTTAGTGAAATAACTAactacttttgaaaaaaaaaaaaaaaaaaaaaaaaaaaaccaacactggtTCAACGAAGTTGAAGATTATTTAGAAGACTTGTATTACAATGCAATCAACTGGAGATAGAGAATAGAAAAGGATTCTGAAGAACAATCAAAATTTAAACTAAAAACTTTGCAATGAAAACAATATGTcacatctgatgaagaaagggcagccagatcgcaaagaatgaagaggttttggaaaaggaagaagatgatgatagcTTAATTCTCAGTTAATTCTTTAAAGACTTAgatctacagtaggcctatatgatttgatttaagtgtaaatgaaaaaacaaacaaactacaCATGTAAAAAATTCCAACTGCTAAGGTATGAAAGAAATCAGAAGCAAATGAAAAATCATATTTAGGACTTGCTGTattatgtaaattttgcacatctTTTGGCATAGTCCAAAGCAAAATGTAGCTCCCACTGAAATCTCAATTTCATTTATGGCTGTAACAGTATGGAAGCTTCTGAAGTATGGGGCTAACGGCAATTGGAATACGACTGGTGTGTGTGGATGTTATGGAAGGTCAAACAGATACGAGcgagatatgatgatgatgatgcttattttttaaaggggcctatcacctaggtcatcagcccctaatggtaggaaatatgacaatttaaaattcaaaaagtggacgatgaacaatgattatgaacctaAACCAATCAGTAGATCTGACCTgcaatgtcccaccttcccagaaattaACTTAAAACAAcagtatactgaccaaggggctgcttccaaagcacaatcttgaatcgataatgcttgttgtttaagtgggtccaaaatccaggttaacggcccctcataatggtacttattgctagtaaagtagaaccacagtatttctcacgtagtggtactactcacaggtaacacaaacctatggtgtttctcacataatggcaccactcataggcaacgcaaacccatggtgtttctcacataatttgAGCGAGATAAAAAGCAGTCCAAAGAGATTGATACAGAAAAGAAGAGGCACTATAGGCCCTGCTTTAGTGACTTgggacacaagtataaaattaattaCTGGGGAGTTATTGGTATGTTGTTTGATGTGTGTGGAACAACCTCAAAgttctctgtgaatattttcaaaaggtttcGACTCCCTACtactgataccaatataaatggtccgttattggacattataaattttccagctagctcattcttggttgccagcgtttcgccctcgtgtgctagggtgggctcatcagttggtacctagcacacctaccaatacgctggctagtgcataccgtggaggccactgcgtaggctaactggagccaccggcagtgccaatgcactaagagactttgtctcatcactaaaaattgatgcctgcttggccatcagatgatatagatgagcccaccctagcacacgagggcgaaacgctggcaaccaagaatgagctagctggaaaatttataatgtccaataacggaccatttatattggtattataaatttgctcattcaggacaaatatttcagattccctatgggaatcaacatctatatcatccctACTACTGTTCTACAAGAAATGTCTACTGAGATTCTGAGAGATTCACCCTAAATAGTACCTACAAAATCATCTGTAGCTGCCCAAAAATTAATAAATACtgcaacattttaaaatattccaattaaaattaattaaatgtattttcttattgtcctTATGGATTAATCAATAGGCAAAACCTTTGTGGTTTCCTTAGTATTAGGGCAGATATCCTtagtggattctctctctctctctctctctctcaacaatggcaatagcactttctagcccaatgaggaaagcaatgacaaactaacTCACACCTCATCATGCCTTGTATGCCTCACTATGCAGCTGTCATGGCAAAATTTAAGCCCGTGGCTGCCAACCTTAGTAACATTAATAGGAATTAAAATTTATGGAAATCTTGCTTGgaaatccttttagaagagagatgtgttctttGTGATGTCCTGGAATCCACCGTCctgccccaagaagtacatttacttatataaccaaacatatgccctcactccttatgaacaGCGTGGAGAGGATTTTGGgacgcaatctattgattagaaattgtatacaactatatctcctaccctgccggccaacattctgatggtgaaatttttttcgacaaATGGGACTCGTCCTAACTAACCACGAGTCAGAatatatagacttgacgccttaacaatcatggccaaatccttcaaatatttgggaagtgaaataatgcaaggttGGACAAGGAGATCATCAGAAGCGTacaaacaggaataataataataataataataataataatagaaaacaaaagtaatggattgtaGTCGAatgaagccaggtgatgcaggaaatactagattaggaaatgcttaaaggaagtagatgaatactgttacttgggcagtagaataactaCCCGGTaatgatggtagaattaaggacgACAAAAATGCATACAGTCGCcgaacttgcattcctattggccaacgtaaacTTGCATGTGGCATCATCATCGTTAATCGTAACAAGATTGTATTACCAACCTgcgcagaataaaagcacaaacaatgCTGAATACAGGATTCACTTCTATCAGCGTGGAACAAAcctgtgttttaataataataatattatttgttttacgtcccactaactacttttatggttttcggagatgatgAGGTGTTGGAATctagccccacaggagttcttttggtgccagtaaatctaccgacaggggcTTGacatattttaacaccttcaaataccgccagagtaagccaggatcgaacctgccaagttggggtaagaaggccagcacctcaaccgcctgagccactcagcctagcaactttgtttaaaaaaaaaaaaaaaaatattgaaaagagTTAAATTCCACCACTGGACCCTATAAAATGTGTTCTAATCGTCAATCTGAAGTATAAAAAGATTTGCAATTCAACTTTCCGTCACTAGACTGCATAGAATGCATGGCTATCGCCCAAACTGTACCGTAACCAGTGCAGACCAACGGTGTTTGCACAGGGGAAATTAGAAACCTAAGGCTGCTTcgtggctctaacctgggggcttacgtccacagaccccctttgcttgtctccACCCCTACCTTATCAATCCAGACAAATGATCTTGTGGACCCCTGACCTAACCagcgcagaccaatggtgtttgcacaggcgaaactagaggcctaaggccacgCCGTGGTTCCAATCTTGGGGGCTTGTCCCATCTTAGTACTTAACtagagaggttggcagccttgtcCACGAAGAAAAGACAATCACTCCGGACGGACTAATACTGGAAATAACGGgcttatgttttaatgtgtttgcagatgacatactgatctggggagtcaacaatacagaagtgcaaaacagtggtgatgataaaagcagaaagagaaggaaaaggaatcgttagtaCCAGGGGACAAAACCTTCAGGTTGTTGAatccttcaaatatttgggaagtgaaataatgcaaggttGGACAAGGAGATCAGTAGAAGCGTACAAACaggaaatatgttctaccagaatgtaaggaactttgTGTGGAACAGGAAAGTTCCTATAAAATgcagagataatgtacaagatgtactattttttgttagtggctttatgccccaccaacacagataggtcttatggcgatgatgggataggaaaggcctaggagttggaaggaagaggccgtggccttaatgaaggtacagccccagcatttgcctggtgtaaaaat
This window harbors:
- the LOC136884231 gene encoding probable E3 ubiquitin-protein ligase sinah; the protein is MDSVSWCLLIVRLAVLKYDFRLRRLFRSFLLGNIRLFTMEEKVEKKIFESNGFSQELLKLMECCVCYKPMAPPILQCTNGHSICSECKAKVKKCPICNASSLGIRNLLAESLASKLPYPCNNADVGCNVMVMGSELKEHGRKCPYRMYCCPVYCDCEWKGRISEILSHVKDEHDDCWSCESVNKLKFTFSEESEMSNTTLLISVWGELFVFNREVIEGTSDNYFFVEYLGEEEKRLQYKIHFQFKSGDQNHSLHFSTVPFCDSYNEMSIEPSEKCLVMNKGLCSLLVNGKGEILYKLIIVRADGTGSDDEYVDDGA